Genomic DNA from Roseiconus lacunae:
TTCTTCGAGTTCACCCGGATGGCAGATCAGGTAAGTCGTCTTGTCGTAGTCAATCAGCCATCCGGCCCAAGGCGAAAGCATACTCGTTGGAATGTTGATCGATCCTGGAACGTGGCCTCTTGCGAAATCTGCCGATGGTCGTAAATCCACGACCACGCCGCTATGGACTGCTTCATCCAACTGTCCGAGCGGAAGCATCTCGTGCGAATGATTCTCGCCAAGAATTTTCGGCCCTTCTTTGTTCACTCGCTTCATGACCGCAAAGTACTTCGGAGCCTCCGGTTGGTCGGCCAGGATGTACTTCACGAACTCCTCTTCGTCCTCATACTGAAGCGCCGGGTTGTAGAGCTTCTCGTATCCAACCGTTGATGACGGAATCGCACCCAAGCCCTTGCCGCAGGCACTGCCCGCACCGTGAGCCGGCCAGACTTGCAGGTGGTCCGGAAGATCGCGAAAGCGTTTCATAGACTCGAACAATTGCCGAGCACCCGGCTCGGCCGTGTCCACCATACCGGCTGCTTCTTCCAGCAAATCGGGGCGTCCAATCGAACCCACAAATATAAAATCGCCTGTAAAAATTCCCATCGGTGTGGAGGCACCGCCACCGTGATCGGTCAGTAAGAACGAGATGCTTTCCGGCGTGTGGCCGGGCGTGTGCATCGTCGTGAACCCGATGTTGCCAATCTGAAAGGCGTCGCCATCGGTTAGCCATTGATGGTCGTAGGCGCTGACGTACTCATATTTCCAGTCATCCGGTCCCGCGTCAGAGACGTAAAGTTTTGCGCCGACACGTTCTGCAAGCTCGCGGGCACCGGAAACGTAATCGGCATGGATATGGGTCTCGGCAACCGCGGTGATCTTGACGCCCTGACGGTCCGCCGTCTCGAGGTACGATTCAATTTGGCGACCAGGATCGACCACGACCGCCTCTTTGGTTCGTTGGCATCCGACCAAGTACGACGCATGAGCCAGCTTGGTGTCATAAAAGTATTTGAGCAACATGGTTAATCTCCGAGAGAGTGATGGTGTAAGTTAAAGAGCAACCGACTTGAAAATGACAAAGCATGCGACCAAAACAACAGCGATGGCGAAGACCTTTTGGAGAGTCGGTCCCTTCAATTGCTTGGCGACCACACCTCCGATACTCATACCGACGAACCCGCCAAGCATGAATAGGAGCGTTGTTTGAATGGAAATGTCGTTGCCGGCGATTAGGTGCGATGTGATTCCGCTGATGCTGATCAGCACGATGACGAACAGCGAAGTTGCCACGGCAAGATGCATCGCCATTCCGCTGAACAAGACGAGTGCGGGAACGATGACGAAGCCGCCGCCCACACCGAATAGCCCTGAGAGAACGCCGGTGGCCAGACCCACGGCGACGAGCAATCGTGCACACCGCGAGGTCAGACGTAGCCTGCCATCTTCGTCTCGCTGGCATGCCGATCGATCCTTACTCGGCTGACCTTCCGTTACGCATGTTCCCGTTGCCGCCGTGGGCTTGGTTGCTTTTGCCCACATTCTTTGGGCAACCACAAACATGATGCAGGCGAAAAGGAGCAACAGCAGACTCTCGGGGATCAAAGTCGAGAGGTAGCTGCCAAGGGGAGCTCCGATCATTCCTGCGATCGCAAAGAGAAGCCCCGTGCGAAGTTCAACCTCGCGTCGAATCAGCCGCGGCACCGCGCCCGACAACGCCGTTCCACCAACCGCCGCCAGTGAGATTCCGACTGCCTCTCGCGGGCCAATGCCAAGTCCATAGACCAGTAGCGGAACAGCGAATACCCCTCCTCCACCTCCGGTAAGACCGAGCGCGAAGCCGACGATTGTGCCGAACAGGATCGCTTGGCCAAACATCTAATGTGAAACTCCTTCGATCAATATACGAAAGGTGGAAATGTAAGGAGGTAGCGAGGTATTCGGATAAAAAAACGCCGAGCGAATTGACGTCGTTAACTGGGTGCTTCGTCTAAATCAAATGTTCGGTTTCGGCTCATCAGCCATGAGGCGTTTGCCCCGGTTATTGCACCGAAACGGTGGCTAATGTCATGGGGCTAATCCTGACTTCAAAAGGTTGACGAAGCACTAGATCGAACATGAGTCGCCTTCGCGGCATTGATTCCAAGGCATCCTGGCAAGCATCATTCCCATCCCACAGGTGTCGGTGATCCCGGCAAACATCAGCCCCGCACCAATAAAGGCGGACAGTCCAACGAAGTAGGGGTGAACGAAGAAACCGAGTGTCGCGCCGAGTAGCGTGAGAAATCCGGCAGCGATGCGGACTTGACGCTCCAGCGAGATCGATTTCTTACCACGCACCACGGGCAGACCTGCGTTCGCCCACGCGGTCGTTCCGCCATCGACACTGACCACGTTCTCAATCCCAGCATCAATAAACTTCTGAGCTGCTTTGGACGACCGGTTACCGCTCTTGCAAATAAGGTAGAGCGGATGGCTGCCGTGTCCGTTTCGACTCGCCGCTACTGCGTCCGGGTCTATCGAATCGAGCGGCACATTGACGGCACCTTCCGCATGGATCTCGCGATACTCCACGGGCGTCCTGACGTCGATTAGGTCGAGTTCGCCGCCGGCTTGACGCTCCGCCAGCGTTTTTACGTCGATCGTTTGCATCTTGTTTCTCCCTGGTTTGCCTTGATGGGGAAAGTACCGCGACCTCAAGAGGTCACGTGGTATCAGTGTAAGTGCGCTGCTGATTGAGGTTGCGGTCGTGGCGCGTCGCACTGGACCGGTGCAATCGGTGAATCACCGGTCCATGACGCGGCTCACCAGTCGTCCGAGGGGGGCACGCGTCGCAGGTCCGGCTCGAATTTCGATTCATTCCGAGAGATAAAGCTTTGGATCGCGCGAGGCTTCGCAACACTCAACTACCTCAACATATCGGAACCTCGCGAGGTGTCAATGAAAAATTGTTCGGTGAATGACGCAGTTTCAATTTAGGCTGGCTTCGGTACCAAAGTCCGGTGAGTTGACGAACCGAAGAGCGACCGACCGATTCGATGACGCATCGGCGAAGGCTAGCTGTCCCCAGGTTAAGGTTCGCACGCAACCTTCAAAGTTAGCATCGCGCGCAACCGGTCCGGAAAATGCACTCAACCCGGATTCCGGTGGGATCGGCAATCCTTCGCAGGAATAAGTGTCTGTGTAGGTATGGTTCAGGTCGCCTGTCGTAAATGGGCGGCAGTCGATGGTCCCTTTTGAAAAAAAATCACGGCGCGACAGTTACCATGCTTGAGGGCATCATTGATCAAATCGAACATCTACGTTGGGAGGACCTGCTAGATTTAGTCATCTTCACCGTCTTGATTTATGGTGTTTTGACGTGGCTACAGGACCGGGCGTCGCGCGCCGTGCTGATCGTATCGGCTATCCTCTCGTCTGTCTTCTTGCTCGCTCGAGCGTTCGATCTATATCTGACGTTCCGTGCGTTCGAATACGGCGCGATCTTTCTGCTACTGTCCCTCGTGGTCGTGTTTCAGCAAGATATTCGGCATGGTTTTGAAAAACTGTCTACCTTTTCGAGTCGATTGCGGAACAGATCATCCACAGCGGGCGAAGGTTGGATCGATGTTGTTGCCGAAGCGGTCGCGACAATGGCGGATGATCGAACCGGTGCGCTCATTGTCTTTCCAGGCGAAGAATCTCTGGATCGCCATCTGCGCGGAGGCGTTGAAGTGGACGCGATTGTTAGCTTGCCGTTACTTCTCAGCATCTTTCATCCCAAGTCGCCGGGGCACGACGGTGCCATCGTTATCGACTCCGGGCGAGTGACGATGCTCGGACTCCATCTACCATTGACCAAGCATGTCGAGTCGCTTCACGACGGTGGCACGCGCCACGCTGCCGGGCTGGGGCTGGCGGAGGTCAGTGACGCGACGATTCTTGTTGTGTCTGAAGAACGCGGCACCATCAGCGTTTGTCATGACCGGCGGATTGAGACGATCGCGTCCGCTGATGTGATCGGTCGCATCAATGGCTTGGCCATCGAAACTTCGTCACATCGCCATCGGCGATTTCTACATTTGCCTCGGCTGGCCATTGCGATTGCAATCACACTACTTTCGTTTTTGATCTTGGTCGATCGCAGTGATACTTTGCAACGAACTCTGATCGTTCCGATCGAATATAGCAACCTTCCTGAACAATCGGAATTGTTAGAGCCACGCACCTCATTTGCTGAGATCACGCTTGCAGGACCTCGCCCGGCGTTCGATCTGCTTGAGCCGAGCAGCGTATCGATTTCCATCGATCTATCGCAACATCCCAGAGACACGCCCGCGAGCATCGCGACCACGCATCAGGTCACAGGCATTCCCAGCGATTTAGCAATCGAATCGGTGAATCCGGCGACGCTGTTTATCGAACTGAAAGCCAAAGGAAACACGCCGTAGTGATCAAGCGGTGCTTACCGGAAGACCGGTGAAAGTGGTGTACGGCGGACAGTGGTTTGTCGCTTCTGTCGTTGGCTCATAATCTGCTAATCGAATGGCTTTGTGGGCGTCGTTCCGACCGGAGTGGATGATTTTCGATCGAAAGCGATGCCTGAAGAGAAGCGACAGCTCAGCAACGGAGTTCTGCGAGATTTGAGTCAGGCCAAATCTGATTTGGTACGAGAAATGCTTTGCAGCGATCGCCACTTTGGCCGCAGCGAGGTGAAGGATTTTATCAATTCGCCTCTTCACCAGCATGAATTTTGGGTTTGCCGATGAGCCGGATGAAGTATGCATTCGCGATGTCGATCGTTCTAGGCGTTTGTGGTTGCGACCACGACGAATCGATTGACCCGCCCGCGCCAGCTTCTGATATCACGCAGCCCAATGAGTCGGATATCGAAGTTCGCGTCGACCGTCATTCCCCTGCTGTCAACACGCGCTCCGGCGGCCGAAATGAACGCCGTGAAAGTCTCCGCGAGGCGATCGACAACGTCGATGTCAACGTTGACGAATCGGGTGTCGATGTCGACGTCGATTGAACGTTCTTCGCAACAAGCAAGTGTCTTCGTGACGTCTTCATGCCGAATCAATAGACGCCGTGATGGTATTTCATCGGTAATCATGTCCGCTTAGTCGATGTAGTGCGTTTACTTCACGACTACAGAACCTTTGTTACTTCATTTGAATTCTTGCCCAACGGAATAAACCGTGACACAAACGATCGCTCTCTCCAATCCACAGGCCAAACATTCGGGCATGGGGGCTATCGTCCACGACGGCGGCGTTGCCTTCCGAGTATGGGCTCCACATGCCAATCGGGTCAGCGTCATCGGCGACTTCAACGACTTTGATGGATCGGCGCACCCAATGCAGAGTGAAGAAAATGGTTTCTGGTACACCGACATCGAAACTGCTGCAACGGGTGATCAGTACAAATTTCAGATTACCAACGGTGATCAAACATTTGACCGAATAGACCCTTACGCCCGCGAGGTCACCAACAGTGTTGGCAATGCTGTCGTGTATCACGATCAGTTCGATTGGGAGGGAGACAGCTTCACGCGTCCATCGCAGAACGAACTAGTGATCTATGAAATGCATATCGGTACCTTTAATCGGACCGACGAAGACACGGTTGGGACGTTCGCAGACGCGATCGCGAAGTTCAATCATTTGAAAGGCCTAGGAATCAATGCGATTCAGATCATGCCAATCGCGGAATTTGCCGGTGACCTATCCTGGGGCTACAACCCGGCTCATATTTTTGCGGTCGAGCAGGCGTATGGCGGACCGGATGCACTGAAACACTTCATCCGCGAGGCACACCGAACTGGTTTCGCAGTGATCATCGATGTCGTTTACAACCACTTCGGTCCCAGCGATTTGGACCTATGGCAGTTCGACGGATGGAGCGAGAACGGTAAGGGTGGTATCTATTTCTACAATGACCATCGAAGCAGCACGCCATGGGGCGATACAAGACCGGACTACGGCCGCGGCGAAGTCCGTCAGTTTATCTACGATAACGCTCAGATGTGGATGAAAGACTATCATGCCGATGGACTGCGTTACGACATGACCGCTTATATCCGAACGATTTCGGGTATTGGGAATGATGATATCGCCGAAGGTTGGGGATTGATGAACTGGATCAATCGCGACTTGAAACGCGATTTCCCCGGTTGCTATTTGGTCGCCGAAGATTTGCAGACAAACAACTGGCTGACGAAACCGGACGATCAAGGAGGGGCCGGATTTACGACTCAATGGGATGCCGGGTTCGTGCATCCGATCCGAGAAGCCATCACGGCGGTCGACGATGCCCACCGCGATATGTGGGCGGTGCGAGACGCGCTCTGTCATCGTTATAACGACGACGCGTTCCAACGGGTGATCTATAGCGAATCTCACGACGAGGTTGCCAACGGAAAGGCTCGGGTTCCGACCG
This window encodes:
- a CDS encoding MBL fold metallo-hydrolase, whose translation is MLLKYFYDTKLAHASYLVGCQRTKEAVVVDPGRQIESYLETADRQGVKITAVAETHIHADYVSGARELAERVGAKLYVSDAGPDDWKYEYVSAYDHQWLTDGDAFQIGNIGFTTMHTPGHTPESISFLLTDHGGGASTPMGIFTGDFIFVGSIGRPDLLEEAAGMVDTAEPGARQLFESMKRFRDLPDHLQVWPAHGAGSACGKGLGAIPSSTVGYEKLYNPALQYEDEEEFVKYILADQPEAPKYFAVMKRVNKEGPKILGENHSHEMLPLGQLDEAVHSGVVVDLRPSADFARGHVPGSINIPTSMLSPWAGWLIDYDKTTYLICHPGELEEAARVLHAIGCDNIGGGFDASAIAGGGSATETYKTRPPEDLASAIKNKDVHLIDVRSQEEWDQGHIEHASHHFLGRLANTAHQIPRDSKVVTQCQSGARSAIAASLLQSQGYKNVTNLTGGYGAWESAGLPSVKPASEAVA
- a CDS encoding sulfite exporter TauE/SafE family protein, which codes for MFGQAILFGTIVGFALGLTGGGGGVFAVPLLVYGLGIGPREAVGISLAAVGGTALSGAVPRLIRREVELRTGLLFAIAGMIGAPLGSYLSTLIPESLLLLLFACIMFVVAQRMWAKATKPTAATGTCVTEGQPSKDRSACQRDEDGRLRLTSRCARLLVAVGLATGVLSGLFGVGGGFVIVPALVLFSGMAMHLAVATSLFVIVLISISGITSHLIAGNDISIQTTLLFMLGGFVGMSIGGVVAKQLKGPTLQKVFAIAVVLVACFVIFKSVAL
- a CDS encoding rhodanese-like domain-containing protein, with amino-acid sequence MQTIDVKTLAERQAGGELDLIDVRTPVEYREIHAEGAVNVPLDSIDPDAVAASRNGHGSHPLYLICKSGNRSSKAAQKFIDAGIENVVSVDGGTTAWANAGLPVVRGKKSISLERQVRIAAGFLTLLGATLGFFVHPYFVGLSAFIGAGLMFAGITDTCGMGMMLARMPWNQCREGDSCSI
- a CDS encoding diadenylate cyclase; amino-acid sequence: MKKNHGATVTMLEGIIDQIEHLRWEDLLDLVIFTVLIYGVLTWLQDRASRAVLIVSAILSSVFLLARAFDLYLTFRAFEYGAIFLLLSLVVVFQQDIRHGFEKLSTFSSRLRNRSSTAGEGWIDVVAEAVATMADDRTGALIVFPGEESLDRHLRGGVEVDAIVSLPLLLSIFHPKSPGHDGAIVIDSGRVTMLGLHLPLTKHVESLHDGGTRHAAGLGLAEVSDATILVVSEERGTISVCHDRRIETIASADVIGRINGLAIETSSHRHRRFLHLPRLAIAIAITLLSFLILVDRSDTLQRTLIVPIEYSNLPEQSELLEPRTSFAEITLAGPRPAFDLLEPSSVSISIDLSQHPRDTPASIATTHQVTGIPSDLAIESVNPATLFIELKAKGNTP
- a CDS encoding alpha-amylase family glycosyl hydrolase, which produces MGAIVHDGGVAFRVWAPHANRVSVIGDFNDFDGSAHPMQSEENGFWYTDIETAATGDQYKFQITNGDQTFDRIDPYAREVTNSVGNAVVYHDQFDWEGDSFTRPSQNELVIYEMHIGTFNRTDEDTVGTFADAIAKFNHLKGLGINAIQIMPIAEFAGDLSWGYNPAHIFAVEQAYGGPDALKHFIREAHRTGFAVIIDVVYNHFGPSDLDLWQFDGWSENGKGGIYFYNDHRSSTPWGDTRPDYGRGEVRQFIYDNAQMWMKDYHADGLRYDMTAYIRTISGIGNDDIAEGWGLMNWINRDLKRDFPGCYLVAEDLQTNNWLTKPDDQGGAGFTTQWDAGFVHPIREAITAVDDAHRDMWAVRDALCHRYNDDAFQRVIYSESHDEVANGKARVPTEIDADHPESVHAKKRAILGAALTLLAPGVPMLFQGQELLEDEWFRDTDPLDWTRAKKLSGIKRLFVDLIHLRRELPGLRGQSIEVRHVNESDKVIAFVRGDRDGNEVVVVVNFANRTWESYEIGMPSPGDWILRLNTDWDGYDRSFDDHPAENITAISEDRDGFSAKATVSIGPYAVLVYVQRK